A window from Nocardioides mesophilus encodes these proteins:
- a CDS encoding GntR family transcriptional regulator, protein MSSFPDVVVNRSSPVPLYHQVAEQLERAIRDGELLPGDRIANEVVLADRLGLSRPTLRQAIQSLVDQGLVVRKRGVGTLVVHAPIRRTVELTSLNDDLLRAGRQPSTVVLDLQLQPAPDAISEHLKIVAGTPVWRLDRLRRVAGRPLAVMRNYVPGQVADLGAVDLSATGLYEHFRSAGIHLRVAHQTISARKADAEEARLLEGTAGDPLLTMQRTSFDDQGRAVEFGTHLYRPDLYAFETTLVDR, encoded by the coding sequence GTGTCGTCCTTCCCGGACGTGGTCGTCAACCGCTCCAGCCCGGTGCCGCTCTACCACCAGGTGGCCGAGCAGCTCGAGCGCGCCATCCGCGACGGCGAGCTGCTGCCCGGCGACCGGATCGCCAACGAGGTGGTGCTCGCCGACCGGCTCGGCCTGTCCCGCCCGACCCTGCGCCAGGCGATCCAGTCACTGGTCGACCAGGGCCTGGTGGTCCGCAAGCGAGGCGTCGGGACTCTCGTCGTGCACGCCCCGATCCGCCGTACGGTCGAGCTCACGAGCCTCAACGACGACCTGCTCCGGGCCGGTCGGCAGCCCTCGACCGTGGTGCTCGACCTGCAGCTGCAGCCCGCCCCGGACGCGATCTCGGAGCACCTCAAGATCGTCGCGGGAACGCCGGTGTGGCGGCTGGACCGGCTGCGCCGGGTGGCCGGGCGGCCCTTGGCGGTGATGCGCAACTACGTCCCCGGCCAGGTCGCCGACCTCGGCGCGGTCGATCTCTCGGCCACCGGGCTCTACGAGCACTTCCGCTCGGCAGGCATCCACCTGCGGGTGGCGCACCAGACGATCAGCGCCCGCAAGGCCGACGCCGAGGAGGCGCGGCTGCTCGAGGGCACTGCGGGAGATCCGCTGCTGACCATGCAGCGCACGTCGTTCGACGACCAGGGTCGCGCCGTGGAGTTCGGCACCCACCTCTACCGGCCCGACCTCTACGCCTTCGAGACCACGCTCGTCGACCGCTGA
- a CDS encoding NCS2 family permease: MCDWPDGLAVHATPPVARSPCAERGTPVVDRFFKITERGSTVGREIRGGVVTFFTMAYIIVLNPLILGFAQDADGQFLGGGSAPNLPTIAACTALVAGVLTIAMGVVANYPLALATGLGLNAFVAFSIASGMTWADAMGLVVLEGLVILALVLTGFRTAVFHAVPAQLKVAISVGIGLFIALIGLVDAGWVRRLPDAANTTVPVGFGINGSLQGWPVLVFAFGLVLMITLFVRGVRGAILISILVTTVVAIIVEAVANVGPTVNGDTVNPRGWNLNVPAWPDSIVDLPDFSLLGTFDLFGSFERVGVVTALLFVFTLLLADFFDTMGTMTAIGAEAGLLQEDGTPPRTQRILVVDSIAAAAGGAAGVSSNTSYIESASGVGEGARTGLASVVTGLLFLLATIFAPLVEVIPNEAAVPALVLVGFLMMQQVKNIHWDDVEIAIPAFLTIILMPFTYSISVGIGAGFLAFVVVKTARGKVREIHPLMWVVAFLFVLYFAIEPVRQLIG; this comes from the coding sequence ATGTGCGATTGGCCGGACGGCCTCGCCGTCCACGCCACCCCACCCGTCGCACGCTCCCCCTGCGCAGAGCGAGGAACCCCTGTCGTGGACCGCTTCTTCAAGATCACCGAGCGTGGCTCGACCGTCGGCCGTGAGATCCGCGGCGGCGTCGTCACCTTCTTCACGATGGCCTACATCATCGTGCTCAACCCGCTGATCCTCGGCTTCGCCCAGGACGCGGACGGCCAGTTCCTCGGCGGGGGGTCGGCCCCGAACCTGCCGACCATCGCCGCCTGCACCGCGCTGGTCGCGGGGGTGCTCACGATCGCCATGGGCGTGGTCGCGAACTACCCGCTGGCGCTGGCCACCGGCCTCGGGCTCAACGCCTTCGTCGCCTTCTCCATCGCCTCGGGCATGACCTGGGCGGACGCCATGGGGCTGGTGGTCCTCGAGGGCCTGGTCATCCTGGCCCTGGTGCTGACCGGGTTCCGCACGGCGGTCTTCCATGCGGTCCCGGCCCAGCTGAAGGTGGCCATCAGCGTCGGCATCGGGCTGTTCATCGCGCTGATCGGCCTGGTCGACGCCGGCTGGGTGCGCCGGCTGCCCGACGCGGCCAACACCACGGTGCCGGTCGGCTTCGGCATCAACGGGTCGCTGCAGGGCTGGCCGGTGCTGGTCTTCGCCTTCGGGCTGGTGCTGATGATCACGCTGTTCGTCCGGGGGGTCCGCGGCGCCATCCTCATCTCGATCCTCGTCACCACGGTGGTCGCGATCATCGTCGAGGCGGTGGCGAACGTCGGGCCCACGGTGAACGGCGACACGGTGAACCCCCGCGGCTGGAACCTCAACGTGCCCGCGTGGCCGGACTCGATCGTCGATCTGCCCGACTTCTCGCTGCTCGGCACCTTCGACCTGTTCGGCTCGTTCGAGCGCGTGGGCGTGGTGACCGCGCTGCTGTTCGTGTTCACGCTGCTCCTCGCGGACTTCTTCGACACGATGGGCACGATGACCGCGATCGGCGCGGAGGCCGGGCTGCTCCAGGAGGACGGCACCCCGCCGCGGACGCAGCGGATCCTGGTGGTCGACTCGATCGCGGCGGCCGCCGGCGGCGCTGCAGGCGTCTCGAGCAACACCTCCTACATCGAGTCGGCCTCCGGTGTCGGCGAGGGGGCCCGCACCGGGCTGGCCAGCGTCGTCACCGGACTGCTCTTCCTGCTCGCCACGATCTTCGCGCCGCTGGTCGAGGTGATCCCGAACGAGGCCGCCGTCCCGGCGCTGGTGCTGGTCGGCTTCCTGATGATGCAGCAGGTCAAGAACATCCACTGGGACGACGTGGAGATCGCGATCCCGGCGTTCCTGACGATCATCCTGATGCCGTTCACCTACTCGATCTCGGTCGGCATCGGCGCAGGCTTCCTCGCCTTCGTGGTCGTGAAGACCGCCCGCGGGAAGGTCCGCGAGATCCACCCGCTGATGTGGGTGGTCGCGTTCCTGTTCGTGCTGTACTTCGCGATCGAGCCGGTCCGCCAGCTGATCGGCTGA
- a CDS encoding ABC transporter ATP-binding protein, with protein sequence MGSAITAEGLVKTFGATRALDGLDLAVETGEVHGFLGPNGSGKSTTIRILLGLLRADRGRVSVLGGDPWSSAAELHRRLAYVPGEVNLWPNLTGGEVIDLLARLRGGIDVRRRDELLERFDLDPTKKARSYSKGNRQKVALVAGLASEVELFLLDEPTSGLDPLMEATFQDCVRELRADGRTVLLSSHILAEAEALSDRVSIIRAGRIVQTGTLQEMRHLTRTTVVVRTERPCDAIAAVPGVAHVSHLDGSVSFDVDTDHLDDAMDYLAPLKITSLISHPPTLEELFLRHFGDVVEAADR encoded by the coding sequence ATGGGCTCTGCGATCACCGCCGAGGGGTTGGTCAAGACCTTCGGTGCCACGCGCGCGCTGGACGGCCTCGACCTCGCGGTGGAGACCGGGGAGGTGCACGGGTTCCTCGGACCGAACGGTTCCGGGAAGTCGACCACGATCCGGATCCTGCTCGGGCTGCTGCGGGCCGACCGCGGCCGGGTGAGCGTGCTCGGGGGCGACCCATGGAGCTCGGCGGCCGAGCTGCACCGGCGGCTGGCCTACGTGCCCGGCGAGGTGAACCTGTGGCCGAACCTCACCGGCGGGGAGGTCATCGACCTGCTGGCGCGGCTGCGCGGCGGCATCGACGTACGCCGGCGGGACGAGCTGCTCGAGCGCTTCGACCTCGACCCGACCAAGAAGGCCCGGTCCTACTCCAAGGGCAACCGGCAGAAGGTCGCGCTCGTCGCCGGGCTCGCCTCGGAGGTGGAGCTGTTCCTGCTCGACGAGCCCACCTCGGGGCTGGACCCGCTGATGGAGGCGACGTTCCAGGACTGCGTGCGCGAGCTGCGCGCCGACGGCCGCACGGTGCTGCTCTCCAGCCACATCCTCGCCGAGGCGGAGGCGCTCTCCGACCGGGTCAGCATCATCCGGGCAGGCCGGATCGTGCAGACCGGGACCCTGCAGGAGATGCGGCACCTGACCAGGACCACCGTGGTGGTGCGCACCGAGCGGCCCTGCGACGCGATAGCGGCGGTGCCCGGCGTCGCGCACGTGAGCCACCTGGACGGGTCGGTCTCCTTCGACGTGGACACCGACCACCTCGACGACGCGATGGACTACCTCGCGCCCCTGAAGATCACCTCCCTGATCAGCCACCCGCCGACCCTCGAGGAGCTGTTCCTGCGGCACTTCGGTGACGTGGTGGAGGCGGCCGACCGATGA
- a CDS encoding DUF2530 domain-containing protein — MEQPVQPEEPEEPAESSAVRSHEIGNRSYLIADVDPLDVDGVRTVAVGTVLWLVAFVLLLPFSGRLAENDRSWWLWTCLAGFGLGVLGWDYCRRRRNRRQQRDAAQG, encoded by the coding sequence GTGGAGCAGCCCGTGCAGCCGGAGGAACCGGAGGAGCCGGCCGAGTCGTCTGCGGTCCGCAGCCACGAGATCGGCAACCGGTCCTACCTGATCGCCGACGTCGACCCCCTCGACGTGGACGGCGTGCGGACGGTCGCGGTCGGGACGGTGCTGTGGCTGGTCGCGTTCGTGCTGCTGCTGCCGTTCTCCGGCCGGCTCGCCGAGAACGACCGCAGCTGGTGGCTGTGGACCTGCCTGGCCGGCTTCGGACTGGGCGTGCTCGGCTGGGACTACTGCCGACGGCGGCGCAACCGGCGCCAGCAGCGCGACGCCGCGCAGGGGTGA
- a CDS encoding MarR family winged helix-turn-helix transcriptional regulator, giving the protein MSPSVEQVARTDTGLASILRVSVARLSRRLRSERHPENELLPVGQLSVLGALFRNGECSVGELAALERVQPPSMTRTVNCLEEGGYVVRRPHETDRRQVVIALSQRGEETLAADRRRRDAWLAQRLRELTPEERQVLRQAAPLIERLAHA; this is encoded by the coding sequence ATGAGTCCTTCCGTGGAGCAGGTGGCGCGCACCGACACCGGTCTGGCCTCGATCCTGCGGGTGTCGGTGGCCAGGCTGAGCCGTCGGCTGCGCTCCGAGCGGCACCCGGAGAACGAGCTGCTGCCGGTCGGACAGCTGTCGGTGCTCGGCGCGCTGTTCCGCAACGGGGAGTGCTCCGTGGGCGAGCTCGCCGCGCTCGAGCGGGTGCAGCCGCCGTCGATGACCCGCACGGTCAACTGCCTGGAGGAGGGCGGGTACGTCGTCCGCCGCCCGCACGAGACCGACCGGAGGCAGGTCGTCATCGCGCTGTCCCAGCGGGGCGAGGAGACGCTGGCCGCGGACCGTCGCCGCCGCGATGCCTGGCTCGCCCAGCGGCTGCGCGAGCTCACCCCCGAGGAACGCCAGGTGCTGCGTCAGGCGGCACCCCTGATCGAGAGGCTGGCCCACGCTTGA
- a CDS encoding heme biosynthesis protein HemY: MTAADDHPEGAVEPGRDYRRLPPDLRLDDTIATVDPDPVPDPDAGRNVDQHRALRDD, encoded by the coding sequence ATGACAGCAGCAGACGACCACCCCGAGGGTGCTGTGGAACCCGGGAGGGACTACCGCAGGCTGCCGCCGGACCTGCGGCTGGACGACACCATCGCGACTGTCGACCCTGACCCTGTGCCAGACCCGGACGCGGGGCGGAACGTCGACCAGCACCGTGCCCTCCGGGACGACTGA
- a CDS encoding ABC transporter permease has translation MSALTGTPQLVRLVLRRDRVWLPVWVLSLVGITYVSANAVVGTYDTPAEILSYARNIGSSPATIAFDGPPVALETIQGILVYETSLTVLLGVSLMAIFTVVRHTRAEEEVGRTELLASTVVGRHAATAAAMFVAVAASVLVGLGVTVSVLPHSFGTNAALLYGASVAALGTVFAAIASVAAQLLGHARTARGVSLSGLGVAFALRALGDVNDNALVWLSPMGWSQQVRATEANRWWPLLLSVVFSAGLVVLAGALTVRRDIGSGVLPDRPGPGSAGRSLSTPLGLAWRLQRGSVLAWGVALLLFGMLFGSVSKEVQNMVADNPTLAQYFERTGGNITDAYFSTALLLMGIASAGFAVGSALRLHTEEGAGRLEPVLAGAVTRTRAMLTPLLITVGGSALLVLAGGLGLGIADALVTGDTSSVLRLTGLALVHLPAVLVLAAVGVLLTGWWPGGALLAWVGMAVCFVIGWLGGLLDLPSWVTTLSPFEHVPSVPVDPVTVGPLLWLSVLAAGLTALGVIGFRRRDIG, from the coding sequence ATGAGCGCCCTCACCGGCACCCCCCAGCTGGTGCGGCTGGTGCTGCGTCGTGACCGGGTCTGGCTGCCGGTGTGGGTGCTCTCGCTGGTCGGCATCACCTACGTCTCCGCTAACGCGGTCGTCGGCACCTACGACACTCCGGCCGAGATCCTGTCCTACGCCCGCAACATCGGCAGCAGCCCGGCCACGATCGCCTTCGACGGTCCGCCGGTGGCGCTGGAGACGATCCAGGGGATCCTCGTCTACGAGACGTCGCTGACGGTGCTGCTCGGGGTCAGCCTGATGGCGATCTTCACGGTCGTGCGGCACACCCGGGCCGAGGAGGAGGTCGGCCGGACCGAGCTGCTCGCGTCCACGGTCGTGGGCCGCCACGCCGCCACCGCCGCCGCGATGTTCGTCGCGGTGGCGGCCTCGGTGCTGGTCGGGCTCGGGGTCACCGTCTCGGTGCTCCCGCACTCCTTCGGCACCAACGCGGCGCTGCTCTACGGCGCCTCGGTCGCCGCGCTGGGGACGGTCTTCGCCGCCATCGCGTCGGTCGCCGCCCAGCTGCTCGGGCACGCCCGCACCGCGCGCGGGGTGTCGCTGAGCGGCCTGGGCGTCGCGTTCGCCCTCCGGGCCCTCGGCGACGTGAACGACAACGCACTGGTGTGGCTCTCGCCGATGGGCTGGTCGCAGCAGGTGCGGGCGACCGAGGCGAACCGGTGGTGGCCGCTGCTGCTCTCCGTGGTCTTCTCGGCCGGCCTGGTCGTGCTGGCGGGCGCGCTCACCGTGCGTCGCGACATCGGCTCCGGAGTCCTTCCCGACCGTCCGGGGCCGGGGAGCGCCGGCCGGTCGCTGTCGACGCCGCTGGGGCTGGCGTGGCGGCTCCAGCGCGGCTCGGTGCTGGCCTGGGGCGTCGCCCTGCTGCTGTTCGGGATGCTGTTCGGCTCGGTCAGCAAGGAGGTGCAGAACATGGTGGCGGACAACCCGACGCTGGCCCAGTACTTCGAGCGCACCGGCGGGAACATCACCGACGCCTACTTCTCCACCGCCCTGCTGCTGATGGGGATCGCCTCGGCCGGCTTCGCGGTCGGCTCCGCGCTGCGCCTGCACACCGAGGAGGGTGCGGGCCGTCTCGAACCGGTGCTCGCCGGGGCGGTGACCCGGACCAGGGCGATGCTGACCCCGCTGCTCATCACGGTCGGCGGATCGGCCCTGCTGGTCCTCGCCGGCGGACTCGGTCTCGGGATCGCCGACGCACTGGTCACCGGCGACACCTCCTCGGTGCTCCGGCTCACCGGGCTGGCGCTGGTGCACCTGCCCGCGGTGCTGGTGCTGGCCGCGGTGGGGGTGCTGCTCACCGGCTGGTGGCCCGGCGGTGCGCTGCTCGCCTGGGTCGGCATGGCCGTCTGCTTCGTGATCGGGTGGCTGGGCGGCCTGCTCGACCTGCCGTCCTGGGTCACCACGCTCTCGCCGTTCGAGCACGTCCCGTCCGTGCCGGTCGACCCGGTGACGGTCGGCCCGCTGCTGTGGCTGTCGGTGCTGGCCGCCGGGCTCACCGCGCTGGGCGTGATCGGCTTCCGCCGCCGCGACATCGGCTGA
- a CDS encoding dienelactone hydrolase family protein, which produces MAEVVLFHHVQGLTDGMQAFAEGLRSGGHTVHTPDLFDGEQPASIEAGVAFVRGIDDEVLDGRADRAVADLPAGLVYAGFSYGAATAQRLAQTRPGARGALLYESCIPLTGDWAFGPWPDGVPVQVHGMDQDPFFALEGDLDAARELVGTLGPDLAELFLYPGDRHLFADSSLPSYDADAAALVVQRSRGFLDRVG; this is translated from the coding sequence ATGGCCGAAGTCGTGCTCTTCCACCACGTGCAGGGCCTCACCGACGGCATGCAGGCGTTCGCCGAGGGGCTGCGTTCCGGTGGCCACACGGTGCACACGCCGGACCTGTTCGACGGTGAGCAACCGGCGAGCATCGAGGCCGGCGTCGCGTTCGTCCGCGGCATCGACGACGAGGTGCTCGACGGGCGAGCCGACCGCGCGGTGGCCGACCTGCCCGCCGGCCTGGTGTACGCCGGCTTCTCCTACGGCGCCGCCACCGCGCAGCGGCTCGCCCAGACCCGACCCGGGGCACGCGGCGCGCTGCTCTACGAGTCCTGCATCCCGCTCACCGGTGACTGGGCGTTCGGCCCCTGGCCCGACGGGGTTCCGGTGCAGGTCCACGGGATGGACCAGGACCCGTTCTTCGCGCTGGAGGGCGACCTCGACGCTGCCCGCGAGCTGGTCGGGACGCTCGGCCCGGACCTGGCCGAGCTGTTCCTCTACCCGGGCGACCGGCACCTCTTCGCGGACAGCTCGCTGCCCTCGTACGACGCGGACGCGGCCGCGCTCGTCGTGCAGCGCTCGCGGGGGTTCCTCGACCGCGTGGGCTGA
- a CDS encoding Cgl0159 family (beta/alpha)8-fold protein — translation MRELADLLAVRVHEPERITRLAAARTRPDSLAGQTGRLLLVAADHPARGALRAGADTLAMADRWDLLRRLRIALARPGVDGVLGTADVVEDLLLLGALEGKVVIGSMNRGGLAGTVFEIDDRFTGYDAAAVERTGLQGGKMLLRIDPDDPMTAPTLEACAAAVGDLAGRGLMAMVEPFLSHRHEGRVRNDLSTEAVIRAAAVASGLSWTSAHTWLKLPVIDDMEQVLAATTLPVLLLGGEVGSDQGLQFARWKQVLAGPQVRGMVVGRSLLYPPDGDVARAVDAVVGMM, via the coding sequence ATGCGCGAGCTCGCCGACCTCCTCGCGGTCCGGGTGCACGAGCCGGAGCGGATCACCCGGCTCGCCGCGGCCCGGACCCGTCCGGACAGCCTGGCCGGACAGACCGGCCGGCTGCTGCTCGTGGCCGCGGACCACCCGGCCCGGGGCGCGCTGCGCGCCGGCGCCGACACACTGGCGATGGCCGACCGCTGGGACCTGCTGCGACGGCTGCGGATCGCGCTGGCCCGGCCCGGGGTGGACGGCGTGCTCGGGACGGCTGACGTGGTCGAGGACCTGCTGCTGCTGGGCGCGCTGGAGGGCAAGGTCGTGATCGGGTCGATGAACCGGGGCGGCCTGGCCGGCACCGTCTTCGAGATCGACGACCGGTTCACCGGGTACGACGCGGCCGCCGTGGAGCGGACCGGCCTGCAGGGGGGCAAGATGCTGCTGCGCATCGACCCCGACGACCCGATGACCGCCCCGACCCTGGAGGCCTGCGCCGCGGCGGTCGGCGACCTCGCCGGTCGCGGGCTGATGGCGATGGTGGAGCCGTTCCTCTCCCACCGGCACGAGGGCCGGGTCCGCAACGACCTGAGCACCGAGGCGGTGATCCGCGCGGCCGCGGTGGCCTCCGGGCTGTCGTGGACCAGCGCACACACCTGGCTGAAGCTCCCCGTGATCGACGACATGGAGCAGGTGCTGGCCGCGACGACCCTGCCGGTGCTGCTCCTCGGCGGCGAGGTCGGCTCTGACCAGGGGCTCCAGTTCGCCCGGTGGAAGCAGGTGCTCGCCGGCCCGCAGGTGCGGGGCATGGTCGTCGGACGCTCACTGCTGTACCCGCCGGACGGCGACGTCGCCCGGGCCGTCGACGCTGTCGTGGGGATGATGTGA
- a CDS encoding DUF3027 domain-containing protein has translation MARVTTATRNPKLDAIGGQAVDAARDVLVELVSAQDVGEHLGEIAEDERVVTHLFACTRVGYRGWRWAVTVARAPRQKVVTVDEVVLLPGDDAIVAPEWLPWRDRIQPGDLGPGDLLPTEDDDPRLVPGYTAGDQVIDDEAVREVADELGLGRPRVLSLEGRELAAQRWYDGSHGPEAPIAQSAPAPCGSCGFLVKLAGPLSRVFGVCANAYANDDGRVVSFDHGCGAHSEAQLSKKSLPAPLPEPVLDTLTWDDLEKF, from the coding sequence ATCGCGAGGGTGACGACCGCGACGAGGAACCCCAAGCTGGACGCCATCGGTGGCCAGGCGGTCGACGCTGCCCGCGACGTGCTGGTCGAGCTGGTGAGCGCGCAGGACGTTGGCGAGCACCTCGGCGAGATCGCCGAGGACGAGCGGGTCGTCACCCATCTCTTCGCCTGCACCCGGGTCGGCTACCGCGGCTGGCGCTGGGCCGTTACCGTCGCCCGGGCCCCGCGGCAGAAGGTGGTCACGGTCGACGAGGTCGTGCTGCTGCCCGGCGACGACGCGATCGTGGCTCCCGAGTGGCTGCCCTGGCGCGACCGCATCCAGCCCGGAGACCTGGGCCCCGGTGACCTGCTGCCGACCGAGGACGACGACCCCCGCCTGGTGCCCGGCTACACCGCCGGCGACCAGGTGATCGACGACGAGGCGGTCAGGGAGGTCGCCGACGAGCTCGGCCTGGGCCGGCCTCGCGTGCTCTCCCTCGAGGGTCGCGAGCTGGCGGCGCAGCGCTGGTACGACGGCTCCCACGGGCCCGAGGCCCCGATCGCCCAGTCGGCCCCGGCGCCGTGCGGTAGCTGCGGCTTCCTGGTGAAGCTGGCCGGGCCGCTCTCCCGGGTCTTCGGCGTCTGCGCCAACGCCTACGCCAACGACGACGGCCGGGTGGTCTCCTTCGACCACGGCTGCGGCGCGCACTCCGAGGCGCAGCTCAGCAAGAAGAGCCTGCCCGCCCCGCTGCCGGAGCCGGTGCTGGACACGTTGACCTGGGACGACCTCGAGAAGTTCTGA
- a CDS encoding MFS transporter: MSPTFRALSNPNYRLYAAGGVVSNTGTWMQRVAQDWLVLQLTGNNGAALGITTGLQFLPMLLLSPYAGLIADRFPKRRLLQVTQLMMAGPALLLGLLAVTGVAQTWHVYVLAFVFGIGTAFDAPARQSFVSEMVGPEDLTNAVGLNSASFNAARIVGPALAGFLIAAGGGGAQATGWVIIANAFSYGAVIFVLQRMRTADLDTPELVARGPGMIRDGLRYVRSRPDLMLVLAIVFFAGTFGLNFQMTSALMATDVFGKGASEYGLLGTTMAVGSLSGALLAARRGRPRYRLVVLAALAFGTFEVLAGLAPTYLTFMLWTPVLGLTALTMITAANATVQLGTSPAMRGRVMALYMMIFMGGTPVGAPIIGWIGESFGARWTLIGGGLGTVLGTLLAAAVFSRTQGLLDPEVNDRPRLARTASR, translated from the coding sequence TTGAGTCCCACGTTCCGTGCGCTGTCGAACCCCAACTACCGGCTCTACGCAGCCGGTGGTGTGGTGTCGAACACCGGGACCTGGATGCAGCGCGTCGCCCAGGACTGGCTGGTCCTCCAGCTCACCGGCAACAACGGCGCCGCCCTGGGCATCACGACCGGACTGCAGTTCCTGCCGATGCTGCTGCTCTCGCCGTACGCCGGGCTGATCGCCGACCGGTTCCCCAAGCGCCGGCTGCTGCAGGTGACCCAGCTGATGATGGCCGGGCCCGCGCTGCTGCTCGGCCTGCTCGCGGTGACCGGGGTCGCGCAGACCTGGCACGTCTACGTGCTGGCGTTCGTGTTCGGCATCGGCACCGCCTTCGACGCCCCGGCCCGGCAGTCCTTCGTCAGCGAGATGGTCGGCCCCGAGGACCTCACGAACGCGGTCGGCCTCAACAGCGCCTCGTTCAACGCCGCCCGCATCGTCGGCCCGGCCCTCGCCGGCTTCCTGATCGCCGCCGGTGGCGGGGGAGCGCAGGCGACCGGCTGGGTGATCATCGCCAACGCGTTCAGCTACGGGGCGGTGATCTTCGTGCTGCAGCGGATGCGCACCGCCGACCTCGACACCCCCGAGCTGGTCGCCCGGGGGCCGGGGATGATCCGTGACGGGCTGCGCTACGTCCGCAGCCGGCCTGACCTGATGCTGGTGCTGGCGATCGTGTTCTTCGCCGGCACGTTCGGCCTCAACTTCCAGATGACCTCCGCGCTGATGGCCACCGACGTGTTCGGCAAGGGGGCCAGCGAGTACGGCCTGCTCGGCACCACGATGGCGGTCGGCTCGCTCTCCGGGGCGCTGCTCGCCGCGCGCCGGGGCCGGCCGCGCTACCGGCTGGTGGTGCTCGCCGCGCTCGCCTTCGGCACCTTCGAGGTGCTCGCCGGGCTGGCGCCGACGTACCTCACCTTCATGCTCTGGACGCCGGTGCTCGGGCTCACCGCGCTGACCATGATCACCGCCGCCAACGCGACGGTGCAGCTCGGCACCTCGCCGGCGATGCGCGGGCGGGTGATGGCGCTCTACATGATGATCTTCATGGGCGGCACGCCGGTCGGTGCCCCGATCATCGGCTGGATCGGTGAGTCCTTCGGGGCCCGCTGGACGCTGATCGGCGGCGGCCTGGGCACCGTGCTCGGCACGCTGCTGGCGGCCGCCGTCTTCAGCCGGACGCAGGGGCTGCTCGACCCCGAGGTCAACGACCGGCCCCGGCTGGCCCGCACCGCCTCCCGCTGA
- a CDS encoding TIM barrel protein, translating to MDPIPAQSLVSRLAGAPISWGVCEVPGWGYQLDSGSVLAQMRELGLHATEFGPAGFLPDDPVARAAELSRHGLRAVGGFLPVLLHDEGHDPLPEVDAFIDSCLATGASVVVLAAFTGVEGYDARPVLTADGWTTMLARLDTISDHARARGVVACLHPHIGTLVESGEETERVLAGSRVGLCVDTGHLLVAGADPVALTAKYPDRVVHVHLKDVDGELAREVAAGRTTFGAAVRSGIFRPLGQGDVDVAALVRTLEASGYRGWYVLEQDVMLDGRPDGGPSKGPAADVAASLEFLSGLAG from the coding sequence ATGGACCCGATCCCCGCGCAGTCGCTCGTCTCCCGGTTGGCCGGGGCACCGATCTCGTGGGGGGTCTGCGAGGTCCCCGGGTGGGGCTACCAACTGGACTCCGGCTCGGTGCTGGCGCAGATGCGCGAGCTCGGCCTCCACGCCACCGAGTTCGGCCCGGCCGGCTTCCTGCCCGACGACCCGGTGGCGCGCGCAGCCGAGCTGTCCCGGCACGGCCTGCGGGCGGTCGGGGGCTTCCTGCCGGTGCTGCTGCACGACGAGGGGCACGACCCCTTGCCCGAGGTCGACGCGTTCATCGACTCCTGCCTGGCCACCGGCGCCTCGGTCGTGGTGCTGGCCGCCTTCACCGGTGTCGAGGGGTACGACGCCCGGCCGGTCCTCACCGCGGACGGCTGGACGACGATGCTGGCCCGCCTCGACACCATCTCCGACCACGCGCGGGCCCGCGGGGTGGTGGCCTGCCTGCACCCGCACATCGGCACCCTGGTCGAGAGCGGCGAGGAGACCGAGCGCGTGCTGGCCGGCTCGCGGGTCGGCCTCTGTGTGGACACCGGTCACCTGCTGGTGGCCGGCGCGGACCCGGTCGCGCTCACCGCGAAGTATCCGGACCGGGTGGTGCACGTGCACCTGAAGGACGTCGACGGCGAGCTGGCGAGGGAGGTGGCCGCGGGCCGGACCACGTTCGGAGCGGCCGTCCGGTCCGGGATCTTCCGGCCGCTGGGTCAGGGCGACGTCGACGTGGCGGCGCTCGTCAGGACGCTCGAGGCCTCCGGCTACCGGGGGTGGTACGTCCTGGAGCAGGACGTGATGCTCGACGGGCGGCCCGACGGCGGCCCGTCGAAGGGGCCCGCCGCCGACGTGGCCGCGAGCCTGGAGTTCCTGAGCGGGCTGGCCGGATGA